Part of the Perognathus longimembris pacificus isolate PPM17 chromosome 1, ASM2315922v1, whole genome shotgun sequence genome, AGGTGAGAAGGGTACCCATGGGGACAAGTGGCCAGGACAAGGCCAAGACATTGTGAAGGAGAGTCAGAGTCAAGACTCTGTGGGGACATGAACCAAGTTCAGGTGAGTTAGGCCCCCGTGTGTGGGGTTTGGGGCAACAGGTGTTTACTTAACACAAGAGATAAGGACTTATGCTAGTGCAAGCTGAGAGTGGAAATGGGTCAAGTCCTCTTTAGCTGGGGAAATCTGACTGGGTCTTGAAGATGACATTGAGCAGGCGGCCTCTGGGGGGTGGGAGTGAGGGGGTGGTAAGTGAACTAGGGGAGATGGAGATTAGTGTAATAGGGACTCGAGGATCCACTTCAATATGTAGGCCCAGAATCCTAGCTGTCTAGAGGGCTAGGTCCCGGCCCACCTACCAGggattggaaaacaaaacaaaaccccctaTCATTACAGAACATTATGACCTGCAACCAACCCATGGGTGGGAGGGTCTCCTCCCAGTCCTTGGGTGCTGGAAGCTCCTGGTTCCAGCTAGAATGGGTCTCCCAGCTGGGCgctgttcacacctgtaatgcggGGACTGCGGCTTGAAGCCAGTGCAGGGACGTCCTTGAGGATCATATCCGGTGAACCCCCAGGATGCccgaagtggcgccgtggctcagcccaggcccagcgcccaggcccagagctcaagcactTCGGCTAGCACACACGCTCgacctctgcctccccctccccccgcacttGGGTTCGTTCTGGAATGTTCCAAGCCTCCACCCCCCCTAGAATCCTCGGGAggtgcccccctgccccctctcccccccccccccccccacggccggcCGCGGCGACGCGGCACGATGGCGGTGAGGGCTGTGGTCCTGATGCTCTGCGCCGGGGCCTGGGCTCCAGCTGGGGCCCAGGACGCCATGGGGCCTCATGCTGCTGTCCGCGTGGCCGAGCTGCTGACCCCGGAGGAGTGCAGCCATTTCCGGTCGCTCCTAGAGGCCCCCGAGCCCGACGTGGACGAGGAGCTGTCCAGGCTCTCCGAGGACCGGCTGGCGCGGCCCGAGGAGCTGGTgactgcggcggcggcggcggggtcgCGGCGGCGCCAGCTGCGGGGGCGTCGGCGTCGGGAGGCGGCCACGGCCAGAGCCCAGGGGCGGAAGAGACAGCCAACGAGGCCCGCGGAGGTCTCCGACGGTTGCCGGGAGGCGCTGGCGGCCTGGCTGGCTGCCCAGGCCCCATCCCTGTCTTGGGACCGCTTGGCCCGGGCTCTGCGGCGCAGCGGCCGCCCCGACGTGGCCCGGGAGCTGGGCAAGAACCTCCACCAGCAGGCGACGCTGCTGCTGCGCAAGTTCGGGGAGCGCTACCTGCCGCTCCCTCaggccgcggccccggccccggccccggccccggctcccgccccggccccggctcccgccccagccccgcgcgTCCGCCGCTCCGCCGACGCCGCACCCAACTGGGACGAGCTCGAGCTGATCGTGGAACGCCTGCCGCAGCCTCCCTACGACCGGAGCCCCGCGGGCTGGGCCGGGCCGCTGGCGCTCGGCTTCCTCAGCGGCTTCGTGGGGGCGCTGGGAGTCGGGGCACTGCTCACCCTGCTCACGCTGTGGGTCACCGGGGGCGACGGCGACCCggcgcggccccgcggccccggcgcGCCCGCCACTCTTCCCCGCCCGAGGCCGACGCGCGCCGGGGCGCGGGACTGCGGGGAGACGGAGCCGCTCCTGAGCGGAGGGCGGCTGCAggcggcctgggcctgggcctgggccgtCCCGGGCCGGAAGGCTCGAGCTCCGCGCGGCTGGCGCGCCTGGGAGGACGGACTATAAAAGCTACGAACTCTCGGTGGCAGCGCCTGTGGCTTTGTTGGTCGGCGGCAGCGGGAGACTCGGGGCCCGAGGCGCCGGCTACGCGTGGCAGTGTCTTCCCAGCACGTGCCGCCCAGGGCTGAGTAGCTGCGGAGTTGAGAGCCCGAGAGCACTGGGGGGCTCAGGCGTGCGAGCCTCGCTGCGCAGGAGGCCGAGGTCCGAGGATCCCttccgaagccagcctgggcagagccaCCCATGGCGCCCATCACCAAGCAAACCACTAAGACACCAGCCGAGCTTGAGTAGAAAACCTCAGGGAGAGAGCcctgccccgagttcaagccccagtacacacatacTCCTCTCAcattcttcccccccacccccaaccaatcGAAAGTCCTGAAGTGGCATAGGTAGGTTTTGAATCCCGAGCCATCTAACCTGAAAGTTTGATCCCAAagggatagtgtgtgtgtgtgtgtgtgtgtgtgtgtgcgcgcgcgcgtgctggGGGCTGCCCAGACATGCTGGCAACCACAGCACAGGCCTCGCTGGAGCACAGATTAGCGGGATCCCTGCCCTCTCAGGCAAGGCCTCCGGAAGTCCCGCCTTCCTAGCCCACCTGAATAGTTAGGGggttgggggtgtgtgtgagaCAGCCCCACCCAGAAGCCCAGCCTGAGTGAGCTTGCCACAGGACCCGTCCCCGGGCACAGGGGTCTTGGTGGTAAAAGAAGCCGGGACAGAATGACAGGCCAATCCAAGAGGAGAGTTGAAAACAAGATTGACGTAACCCTTTATTGCAAATTCTAAAGTAAAAAGATGTACAGTACAAAGTAAAATTGAAATTTCAGACTATAAACTTCCAATCCACTTATACATTCTCATTTCTCAAGCATTTCTGCCATTTCCGCATAAACAGAACAGGGAACAAGTTGAGGGGGTGAGGGAAGAAGAtacagcagggggaaaaaaaaagaaattaagtgtcTAGAATAGTCACAAACCCCAGAagcaagtgaaagaaagaaaagacattttctcGACCTGCTGTCCTGGTGATGAGAAGCGGGGGTGGTTGGAGCAGTGCAGTTTAAAATGGCTCTCAGAATAGCAGCATTTATGGTACCATTTCATCTGAAGTTCAAATAATACTTTGCCCTTCCCTAGTGCCTTTGCCTCTGTATCTCAAAATGCTTTACAAAACATTTAGTTAAAGCCTCACAACACCCCTGTGAGGTAGGTCAGtattattatccccattttacagatggggaaactgaggcacagagaggttaagtgacttgcccaaggccacacagcgaGCCAGTGATTGAGTTAGGGATAGAACAGTTCTGTCCCTTTTCTATAACCACTGGACCACGCTCCCCTTTACCTATATacattcttcacacacacacacatgtgcacatctgcccaccccaccccacttagCCTCTATGTACAAGCAAACAGcagtggggggcaggggcagggggtgcctCAGGAgcatttaaataagaaaatcttGTCAGTCATGAAAAAGGAGTCCAAGAAAGCACAGAGCTGAGCCACACCACAGACTCTGGTGCAAACTTTGCCCCTCTCCCCAACCCACACTTTTCTCCTGGTGGCCCCCTGACTGATTAGTTGCAGTGgattctttgggggggggaggggggagtaccTGAAAATGAACGAAGCTTTTTGCAAGACTTTGGGCAACatctgagaaaagaaagaggcatCGTTAGGGGAGATGCCCAGGACTCAAGTCACAGAGCGATCTCACCTCCACAGCAGGCCTGGAGGCGAAGGGCTGAGGAGCGAGGACCAGGAGTGACCAGCCAGCCATTGGTCTCCAGAGGAGCTACTGGAGCGGACTCGAGTGGGCACTTCGAGACCTCCTGAGAGTGCTCTGGACCAGGAGACATGGCCTGGAGAGGGATGTCCCCCAAGGGGGACACCCTGGTCCCTGCACAAATGTGAGGGACAGCCCCCGCCTGCTAGCCTGTCTGTGGGGGTGATGGACAGGCTCAGCGCTAGCTAGCAGAGGCTGCTGGCCATTGGGCTTGTCCTAGTGTTGGGGCATGGGCACGGGCTATGGATTTCTTAACATACGgatgaaaaaggcagaagtaaggCTCGtccagctgggctggctggggTTGTCTCTGGAGGCTCTGCCAGGTGGATTAGGTGAGAAAGGGGATTGTGTGGGTCTCTAAGCACTGGCCCACAGGAATGCCACATGCAATGAGTGGGGTTAGGGGTCAGGACCTGGCTTTTCTTTCCAGTCTCTACTTAGCCAGAATTTTAAGTCTCTGGTTTCTGTCCTCatgttcccctcctttccccataTGTGCTAAGGTCCCAGGTCCCAGACCCCTCCCAAGACTCAAGAATTGGGATAGTCAAGCAACAAACACACACCAAGACAGGCTTCCCTTGTACAGTAAAAAGGGtcgtttttatttttctttcttttggcttatAGTAGTGAtttacttgtttttaaatttttattatgttttaaatcACGTCTCATTTTGGGCAGCATTGGCCTCCATGCATTCACTAATACACTATTGGTCTTTTACAGTTTACATTGGttgtggcaaaaaataaaagaagccatcTGGGCACTGCCGCTCGCAGGGGCTTTGACTGGAGCGTCTGCTTCAGCCCACCCAGCCAATGTCTGTAGAGGTGGGGAGAGCGGGGCATGTTGACTTAGGAAGTCTCCCTGCCCTCACCCTCTGCTTTAGATCATGGACTCTCCTCATCCTAAGCAACAAGGAGGTTtatggaaagaagaggggaaaagtgTTTCTCACACAAATCAGCAGCCATGTCAGATGCTGCTCCGGTGGCTTTGGCTCTgcattttaaatgaacaaaaatcacgtctttttgcttttttttttttttttaaaggtggatTGTGGAGTATAAATACTGCACCAAGGACCCggctacaaaaaaataaatatttgtattatatttatatatctatatatatatatgtgcagtgATACtgtggctgctgctgctttttgatTGGCTTCGGTAATATTTGGCAAAGCATTGCCACTTGCCCACTCTGAAGACGAGCAAAATGCCATGGCTGATTCTTTCAGTTCAATGCCTGTTAACTGCGGGTGTAAACTGCTGGTGATGGTGTCATTTTACTACCAAAGTGTGGAGCAGGATGGGTGAGTGAGAGTGATGGAGTGAGTGACAGGGTGAAACTTCAGAGAGCGAAGGCGGCTTCTTTCTGTGAAGCTGGCTGATGGGCGTCAGATACCAAGGTCCACGTGTGGCTGAGGAGTCGGCCTCTGGCGGGGTCAGGAGCTGGCGGGGGAGGGTCAGGTCTCAGAGGACATTTGTTACTAGGCTCTAGTAGCTGAATGACATCACTAGCATGGCTCTTGGTGTATCTAGCGGGATCAGAGAGCTCTGTCGCCCATCTCAAGACCTAAGAACAATTATTAAGTTTAGCCAAATCTTGCATAGAAGTGTTTAGAATTTATTGCACATtggaacatatatatatgtatatacatatatattgttgtTTTGGAAAAGACCATtatcaataaaaatttttttttgtctgtctgtctggtttggggatgtaCATTGGCTGACAGCATCTAAGttctaagaagaaagaaaagtataaaaaataaaaataaacatgacaATGGCATAAGCCAGAAGCCATTTCCTATTTAATAAGTTCATCATTTGTATTTACAAAAAGACatgccaataaaataaaatcatatattacAATATTTATAATTCTCTTAAAAAGAATAACCACATACGTCAGCGTCTGTTTTGTGCTGTTTACAATGTCGCCTGTACACGGCACTATACATTCATCCTAGCCAGTAGCAGGGTGCCGAGAGAAATACCTGTCCCACCTAGAGAACCCTACTGCGGGCTGTGGAAACAGGCTTAGGAGGCTGGACGGCTTCTAACGGCCCAAAAGGATCAACGCTCAGCCAACTGACCTGCTGTGGTTTGTTCTATGCAAAACTAGTCAAGTGGACTGTGAGATTACATCCAAAGTGCTTCTACTGCAAGGCAGATTGGTGTGTCTGATTATGGGTTGGTTCTCTTTCACCTCTATTATATGGTTCAGGAGGAATTTATTTGATTTGGTTCACATGCTAAATCTTTCCTCACTCTTTGAGTTGACTTCTTGACACATTTGGCCGCAGCATCTTGGCTTTGAAACCTTGTCATTAGATGAGATACCCCTGGACTGAgaactgtttttgtttgtaaaGCAGGAGTGGGATGGAAGATGGGATGGCCCCCCCCTCAGAAGCCACCTGCTTTGACAGTGGGCAGGCAGCCACTAAGCTGGCACTGTGGCTTCCACACAAGAACCAGCAGAGTCAGGAGAGCAAGTGGGTGTGGCTCAGAGGCGCGGCCTCGGCCTCCAGTCCCACCAGTGACTGCTATGCTAaccatacacagaagaagccccAGCCCTAGCCCAGTGCTGCTGCCCTCATCTGGCTGCAAGGCTGGGAAGGAAAAGCCCTACTCAGTGGAGAGATGTGATGGAGGCAGGGGGAACCACAAAAGTGAGGACTGTGACAACCCCTCTGCAGAAGGGAGAGGCCAGGTCAGGTCAGCATATCTGAACCCCACTCCATATCGACCCAAGCCCGGAGAAAGCCATGATGCAGAAGGACATGACGCTAAATGAAGTGAGCACCCCAGAACCCCCAGTGAAAGGTTGCTTTAAGTTTCCCCAAATATCCCCTAGAGATAACATGCTACTCTGAAtagcactcttatctccaccccAAGTGTCAGTTCTCCAATATGAAGGCTGAACCATCATCATAAATATTGCAAGatacaaatgaactttttttttttttttagccctaGGATTTGGTTTTATAGTGACATTAATAGTACAAGCCATTTGGGATCAGAGTCTCCCCATGTACTAGACACAGAACAGCATTAAGTAGTTCATCTTGCAAAATGTGCAACAAT contains:
- the Tmdd1 gene encoding transmembrane and death domain protein 1; translated protein: MAVRAVVLMLCAGAWAPAGAQDAMGPHAAVRVAELLTPEECSHFRSLLEAPEPDVDEELSRLSEDRLARPEELVTAAAAAGSRRRQLRGRRRREAATARAQGRKRQPTRPAEVSDGCREALAAWLAAQAPSLSWDRLARALRRSGRPDVARELGKNLHQQATLLLRKFGERYLPLPQAAAPAPAPAPAPAPAPAPAPAPRVRRSADAAPNWDELELIVERLPQPPYDRSPAGWAGPLALGFLSGFVGALGVGALLTLLTLWVTGGDGDPARPRGPGAPATLPRPRPTRAGARDCGETEPLLSGGRLQAAWAWAWAVPGRKARAPRGWRAWEDGL